One Arachis hypogaea cultivar Tifrunner chromosome 18, arahy.Tifrunner.gnm2.J5K5, whole genome shotgun sequence genomic window, TTATCATCAAAGTtgttaacaaataaattaaaatgttgCATATTTATATATGAATCAATAACATAATTAATTAGATACAGTATTACGTTACGTACATGCCCGAGAAGTGAAGATAAGGACGATAAATGTTGATTATCCTCTTCAACCTTGATCTCTTAACACCGTAACAATCAAAGGGGaaataaattattagttaaaaacatAGCATAGTAATTCAACGTTAATAAACCTTTATGTAACAAAATAGTtccattaaatataaaatatggcAACTTAATTTATTTGAGCCAATACCTTGTTTTGGGGAAATTCATGAACCTCCGTATAACTGGGGTTGAATGTAAATTTTTCATAGAATGCCCCTGACTTCCCAGAATTTTTTAGCCACGGTTTTTTTGTCATATAACAATGCATTATATCTTGAATATCCGAAAGTTTAATTGGATTTCCAAGCGAAGTACTAATATGGTAGATCAAATTGTTGGAAGAATTACTCTTAGACTGAACCAACAACGCTATGATCATTGAGTTTATCACCATGTCTGCTGGTATCTGTATCATCATTTCAATTCTCAAGTGAGGAGAAAAATGTAGCATCCACTTCAAACATCAAACAATAACCTACTCCAAAGATAATAATTCGTCTACTTTTGTATACAAACTATTCAAAGTAAAATGATTTGAAGAGTGAGACTCACCAGATCAATAGTTGTCTTTGGATGGCCAACAAAACTAGTTAGTGCTCCTTTGAAATACTCAACAAACACAAAGTCTATAGTTCTGAAGTTGCAAAATTATGTCATTTAGTTACACTCTCAAATAATCATGTATCCATCATATTATTATACATGCTAATTAAATTAAACGATTATTCTATTTACCTAACACCTTCAATCCAACCCGGAAAGGGTTCTGAATGAGTTCCGATTATAGAACTCGGACGCGTGATGATCAACGGTAGATTACCCTTCATATTTGTCACAAGCATTTCTCCCATTGATTTTGTAAATATATAGGTGTTTGACCACCCATGAAAATTTGCCCTATATGGAAACAAAAAACACCGATAATTAATCAAGCTTTTACAATTTACCTGAGAAGTAAAAAGAgagtaaattaaattagagtttataTTAATTTGCAGTTTACCTTATTGTTCCAAATTCTTTCATTATTGAGGTGATTGTTCTTTCATTGATATTCTGTGCTTTGAGTTCACCAAGTTTTTCCTTAATCAACTTCTTTTCTAAGTTGATGTCTAATTTTAAAGGACTTTTTAACGTCTGACCCATATGAAATGCTTCCTCAGGAATTagtcctgcctctccataaacatAAGCTGAAACCAAAATACAATTAACCACGCGCACGCAcacattttttctaaaattagagAAATATTGACCAATTTAAAGCTAAGACTAataaccaaattttttttctacTAAAAATGTTAACTCATAGCATTTTCCGTAAAACTATAATAAAATCATTTTGATATTAGATTTTGAGATCTCTTAGATTTTTACTGACTTTTCTTGAGCAATATGGATAATATGAGAATTTGTATTCATCATTAAGGAGattattaaaaacaattttttttcttttgcatatGATGAATCGACCAACTTATATTTAAACGCAACATAGGAGGCTCTTCCTGTTTGTTATTTACATGTGAGTaccacaaaatatatatattaaaaatttaaaaattacatatttaaaatttatatatattgattgattaGTGATTATTCACTAACTTTTATTACTTTTCAGATTAATTCATTATGGAATTGCATACCAGTAGATACATAAAGAAGAACCTCTATTCTACTACACATTTTAGCGAAGTTCATGACATTATAAGCTCCCACTGTATTTGTCGCCATTGCAACATCATAtctgcataaaataaataagatattaataaaaaaattgaaagaattttttagtcattgattttaattataaaatatatattaattaaaatcaacagctaaaattattaaattattagtatTCTTAGTATATTTGAAAGTTTTCCAAAAAAATAACTACAAAGAGAAAAAGTTTTATTCTCtcgattaatatttttaaaacccTCTTTAGGTAAATCCATAAAAAAAAGAGTATGGCAGCTTAATAATTATCAAAAATCTATTTAGACATTAAAATCAGCCACTAGATAATATATTCGTATATAAatacatgatttttttttaattttcaatatctatttatatttcaacatgtattttatacgtcaatgaattataattcaaatggcatagtctccccgtAACTTAAGAGGTCGCAGGTTTGAGTCTCCTTATTtttggtaatatatatatatatatatatatatatatatatatatatatatatatatatatatatataatttataccgATACACGTAATACAAGTGAATAATTATTGGTTAAAATAACGCAATCTTATTTACCTCTCATCAAACCTGGTAGTTGCGGCAGTGTGCACTATGATATCAATCTCTTCCAACATCTCTTTGATAAGGATTTGGTCTTTGATTCCAAAATTGTCAAGAGAAATATCACCTGCAACTGCAACCATTTTCTTGGACAAAAAAGAGCTGAATTCTTCACCCTACTTTTCTCTCTGCATTTTaaacaattccttcccaaaaaccTACATAGATAAAAATAATGAATGAGGCATTATTGAATGCTGCACATCCTATGTACTATTAGGTGTAAGGATAATTTTTAGTACAAGTGCTTACAAAGTTTAATTAAGCCGGTTTGAAATTAGGATTATATtgaaataaaaactactaaaaatataaatttttttttttagaaattttagaaggtaaactattttttattaatagtttatcaacatactgaacttctggtattttatttgttagtttttgcgtACAGAAATACAAACATGAATCATGcatcaatataattatttatactcAAGTATTGACTACCTAATATAGCTGAAatgaatataaacaaaaaaaattgtaaaaattaatatatgataATTTGAAATAGTAAAAGCAGGGTGGAGTTAATACCTTTTAAATGTTGTGTTAGTTAACTCATTTATTTAACCAAATTGTTTTGACAATTCTAGTTATTACCTCATTATGCAAGCGTTGGGTAGCTACATACGAATTTGATGCTCTTACTAGAAGGTACAACCTTATGTTGGGTTGAACTCTCAGTATCTTCTCCACAAAACTGCACAGTAAACAAAATCAGAAGTTTAATTATTGGACTAATTTCATGCACCTTAAGGAGTATAGATACAGGATTACAGGGTAATAACTTTTGGCTAAGAATCCAGTTGCACCAGTAACTAAAATGGTCTTTCCCTTGAAATACTCCTCAACATTATTACTTCTCAACTCTGCCATAGCTGAATGAAATAATAAATAACTAACGGTATATGAAAACGCGTACTAAATTTTATGCAGTTTGATTCTGTATGTCAATAACTGCATGCCACGGAATggtcatgcatatatatatatataaggaaatgAATCATCTCCAGTTTTTTTAACACTTGAAAAAAtgcagtgtgatctctcaccattaattttataaatatggcCAAAATTAAATATGAAAGAGAGTGTAATAAAGGGTGAAAGATCACAATTGACACCATCTTTTTTttactggagaggatccactccctaTATATAatagcaagaaaaaaaaaaagagtcttaTATCAGCCGTAATTTGTAGGATTAAGAGTTAATAGTTAATACACATTAATGTTGAGTTTTTTCTCTCATCCAAAAGCAATGAATCTATAATTAGAAAGAGTAATGCTAGGGAGACAAAAAATACCGtcagaatttgtcttatttagcatttattaattatcccaccaattaataaatgttaaataaaataagttatggctgtttttgtctaattttctttggttaccaaacattttcgaaTTAGAAATTAGTACTTATAGACTTCGGTTttgctacgttaccaacagcatatctgccaatttctgccaactcttatttataattgtattttatagaagtgtgttcgtggatgtgtctaataaaaatatcttttttatatctgtgtttaatagaagtgtctttataaatatattttctagatgtgtctctttacatatgtatttaaaatatattaattattagacacatccacgaacatacttccatgaaacacaattataaataagagttggtagaagttagcagataatatgttggtaccctatacttgcGGTGGGATCTAAAAAGGCGGGTAAACAATGATAGTCTTAGcaaaatgtttaattattcttttagtctctcttataattttataaaataattaaatttttatttattttttaaattgatttcttACACTATTTTTAGaacttgtttaaaaaatttttaatatgagaacagaatgttattttttttaagaaaagaatttatttttatttcaaactcAATTCCATGTTTCAGAatgattttaatatattaatagaatagaatttaattatttagtttggaataatttttatatgaattaaaaattcttttttttacaattttatctttaataaagTTATTTTACTAAtagttataaatataataaaaatattttttacatttaacATATTAAATTTGAGGGGTGTGAGAATTGATTTGGAAATCAGACTCATTTTAGTCTgattcacaaataaaaaaaaaaattttaaaaaaactcaaataatttatttttaattgttctaAAGTAAAGAAAAGAACTTAAATTTTTGAGTGAATTCTAATtcttaatattataaataattttttaattttgtaattagattttttttatgtaaaaaatattaaaattaatcaaatatttcttttaaaaaatatataatcaaagttttaatataattatatttttaattataattatttttaatttacagataaatattttattgattctaatattttttttactaataaaaacttgattataaaattaaaaataatataaaaatttaattataaatttaataaaatcataagaagtcatagaataattaaaccttagaATAATTCACTAGTCCAAGCTAAGTGGGACTAGGAGACAAAGTAGGGTTGGCTTTTTTAGTTAATTAGGAGCTTTAATTTGTACtacttttcaaatttctttccccCATTCCATTCAAAATAGTTGTCTATTTAGAATAGAAATGATATAGataaattaactatttaaaatttaatttaaacacgatatttcatatattatatttaaataaaatatataaatagattAATTTCACGTGTTAGATATGTGAATCGTTATTAGATTTATTATGCAATAATAAATGATAAATCCAAGCTAAGATAATTTATCCTCCAATTTCTAAAAAATACtggaacaatttttttttccttaCAACGTATCTTCAATTTTCTTATTTGAGGTTGCTATAGGATTATATGTTGCGTTTGTGAGAGACACTGAGACTAAGAGACGaaaattgagaaataaaaattaaattaagtttttgtattatgtttagtataaaatatactaaaatgagTTATATCTTAGTATCATAtttgatttaagataaatatagaagttgaaggataaatttaaaatttaaaaaattaaataagagtattttaaaaaaaatattattaaaattttaatcatcattcttaaaaattttagtcGTCCCATATATTCATACTTTCTAGAAATACTGAAATTAAACTTGAAGAGATTAAAATTATGTCTCTCgggattaaaattttagtttcggTCTCTAAATACCAAATATAATACTCAATTTCTATGATGCATGGACACTGAtacggacacgggacacgacacgacacagGACACACcgacacacaaattttaaaatcttataagacacggggacacgtatacatataaaatataaagtattttttagataaatcgtaatgatattttgatattttattgatattaaaatataaattaactttttcaattatttttaatgtcttattttaattatattaagtatttaaaatattttttgttttaataaataataatatatactatatttaaatttatttcaagaatatatgttaagaataaaattagacaCGCTGATACGtaatggtatttaagtgtgtccaagcGTGTccgaaaaagaattttttattttttatatattaagacaTGATTAGACACAACAGACACGCGTGTCAGATGACGAATGTCGATGAATATCGTGTTTAAAATGTGTCTAACATACTAACATAACAACTCAACAAAGTGTCATGCTTCATAGCTCAATTTCAATTCAGTCTCAATTTCACTCCCAAAAAATAAATGCACGATCATGACTTTTATCCATTTAAAGTGACGTGCATTTcgtagttttttatttttctttgtgaggtcattttaaaaatgttatttatatattaaaattagccacaaaaattaattattatatatttatatataaatatatataatttaattaatttttaatgtatatgtaTTATACTCtaatgaataattttaataattaattttagtatataattaatataattggattatttttttaaCCTTTATTAATCTTTGTATATAGTAGAAAATTGTGGAATTTTTTACTTTGTATTTGTTTTATCTATAAAAGATTATGATTTATGTGCATTttgtagcttttttttttttttaattttgaggtGTCTCATTTCTTAATCCTTATAAATGTTTGTATGCAAAATTGTGGAATATTTTTAGTCCTTATTAATGTCTGTATACTAAATTGTGGAATTTTTTAGTGTGTAtttattttatctataaaaaatgACGGGCACTTTGTAGTTATTTGTAGACTAAATCGtagaatttttatagtatttatcGATATAACTGATGTGCACTTTTTAATTTTGTGGGTTTTCTGTGTCATTATTTCTCAGTCCTTGTTAATAATGTTTGTATGCTAAATTGTGGAATTTTTAGTGCGTATTTTGTTTTATCCATAAAAAATGATGGAGACTTTGTAATTTGTATACTAAATTGTGGAATTCTTTTACCGTGTATTTGTTTTCTCTATAAAATGAAGTCCACTTTGTAGATTTATTTTGTGTGTAGTGTCATTATTACTTAGtccttgttttatatatatagatatatatactaAACTGTGGAATTTTTTTTTAGTGTGTAGTTGCCTTTTTGTGATTTTTCCGATATTGAACAAATAAGACACTAGTTTcaccttttttgttattttaaaatatattgttaaaattaGTATTTAGTTGGATACTCCATGCTTGTTACGTcgtatttttattgtttatccCTTTAATTATATTACgcaataaacaaaactaaaaattataGTTCAATGGACAAAAAATTCATAATGAGTATaacttaaaagaattaattaaGTATGACTTTTTATATTAatcatttgaaaattatttttacgaAATTGTGTGAGAgaacaaaaaaatgataaaaacccTGAAAATCAACTCAAACTACCtcagaaatatatatataagcatacaTAAATCTAAATAAAACCGTCAAAATcgatcaaattaaattttgataatgtATATTATTGTATAAGTAAATCACATTATCTCTAAATGAGTTATCGTTGTATATATGTGCAAGAAAAGTCAAGCACGAACCAATATGAATATCCTAGCAAATTAGCCACGTCCACTCTTTTTCCTATTATgtatctttaattttcttttttttaagtcCCTAAGTGTTCTTCTCAATCTTTTATGAGCTTTATATATcttatagaaatttttttaaatatatctaaaatatCGGTATTTCAGTAATTTTAACTATTGATTTcgattaatatatattatatatatttttaataattaaaattaacagttaaaattagatatatttaaaatttttctatcttATATATAAATGATGTGCActttgtattattattgttggTGTTTGCATGTCATTTCGTGGTCCTCGTTAATAATGAATTTGTGTGGATTTGTTTAGTGTGTACTTCTGTTTCTATGGTTTAACAAATAGGACACTAGCTTCACCTTATTTTATCCACAACCATAATATTTGCCAAATATACTGAAcgctttatattttaatatattaacaaaaaaaaaaaaaaaacaataacgaaGTCTTATCTCATTAGATAGGATCGACTACATGGATCAAACAATATTATTGaactctatcatgtatcatgtctacagaaagACTGTTTATATGTAGATCTCGTTTAACTACCTTATGGATGATACGGTATTTCTAGGTCTTCATCTACCTTTCACTTcttatccatcttccatctcattcaccctcctgactggttgctctgtcggtcttcttctcacatgttcaAACTACATGAGACGCGATTTTACCATTTTTTtcacaataggtgctactccaactctctctctctctctctctctctctctctatctctctctcatcttcgttctttattctatctgtatgaccactcatccatctcaacatcttcatctctgtcaTACTTAAATTATGTCCGTGCTCCCCTTTGCCCGCCCAATTCTCTATACCATAAAACATAACCGGTATGgtagcagtgcgatagaatttacttttaagttttaaaggcacttttttgtcacatataaaaccagacgcactctgccattttgaccaacttgcttggatcctatgatttacatcctgttcaatctctccattattctGTATGATAcatccaagatacttaaaacttttaacttttcgtcggatgttttctccaatcatcACCTCTCTATTATTAGGGTTTCTCATTCGGCAGCCgaatttacattccatatattctgtcTTGCTATGGTTTATGCGcaaaccatacacttctagagtttCTCTCCATAAATCCAATTTCTTATATAGGTCTtctcttgactctcccataaggacgatatcattggcaaaaagcatgcaccatatcacaggctcttggatatgctctgtgagtactttcaAAACTAATGTGAAAAAATagggacttaaggatgatccctggtgtaatcttaTACAAATAGAAAATTCCTctatcacaccaccttgagtcttcacactagttgtagccccatcatacatgtctttaattccacgaata contains:
- the LOC112769462 gene encoding probable fatty acyl-CoA reductase 4, giving the protein MVAVAGDISLDNFGIKDQILIKEMLEEIDIIVHTAATTRFDERYDVAMATNTVGAYNVMNFAKMCSRIEVLLYVSTAYVYGEAGLIPEEAFHMGQTLKSPLKLDINLEKKLIKEKLGELKAQNINERTITSIMKEFGTIRANFHGWSNTYIFTKSMGEMLVTNMKGNLPLIITRPSSIIGTHSEPFPGWIEGVRTIDFVFVEYFKGALTSFVGHPKTTIDLIPADMVINSMIIALLVQSKSNSSNNLIYHISTSLGNPIKLSDIQDIMHCYMTKKPWLKNSGKSGAFYEKFTFNPSYTEVHEFPQNKRSRLKRIINIYRPYLHFSGITRRSCGWQ